The proteins below come from a single Natranaerofaba carboxydovora genomic window:
- a CDS encoding FxsA family protein, giving the protein MLFKLFLLFTLGPLLEIWLLIELGGLIGTLPTIIIIAATGSIGVFLAKSQGVQVLRRFRERLNFGELPTKELFNAASVLVGGALLLTPGLVTDLAGFSFLIPLTRGIIKDIVYKKINKMIKEGRISVYHGDIGKRF; this is encoded by the coding sequence TTGTTATTTAAGCTTTTTTTGCTGTTTACCCTGGGCCCCTTATTAGAAATATGGCTGTTGATTGAACTGGGAGGACTAATTGGTACTTTGCCAACGATAATCATTATAGCTGCAACGGGTTCAATAGGTGTTTTCTTGGCCAAAAGTCAAGGAGTACAGGTTTTGAGAAGATTTAGAGAGAGACTTAATTTTGGTGAACTTCCTACAAAGGAACTCTTCAATGCTGCTTCAGTTTTAGTTGGAGGTGCGCTTTTATTAACTCCAGGTCTTGTCACTGATTTGGCTGGTTTTAGTTTTCTTATTCCTTTAACAAGAGGTATTATCAAGGATATAGTCTATAAAAAAATAAATAAAATGATTAAAGAAGGTAGAATAAGTGTTTATCATGGAGATATTGGCAAACGTTTTTAA
- a CDS encoding acyl-CoA thioesterase — translation MMEKEISLRVKYQETDKMGVVYYANYFIWFEVGRNEYFRELGFPYVELEKEGLFLPVVKSSCEYKSPAYYDDLISLKTSVKNFTPARLTFCYNIYRKPDNMLLAFGETIHAFVNNNAKPVNLKKNSSELYDKLNEKLRK, via the coding sequence ATGATGGAAAAAGAAATATCTTTAAGGGTAAAATATCAGGAGACTGATAAAATGGGAGTAGTCTATTATGCCAATTATTTTATATGGTTTGAAGTAGGTAGGAATGAATATTTTAGGGAACTGGGTTTTCCGTATGTCGAACTTGAAAAAGAAGGTCTTTTCTTGCCGGTGGTGAAATCAAGTTGTGAGTACAAATCACCAGCTTATTATGATGACCTGATAAGCTTAAAAACAAGTGTCAAAAATTTTACACCTGCAAGGCTAACTTTTTGTTATAATATATATAGAAAGCCAGATAATATGCTGCTTGCATTTGGTGAAACTATACATGCTTTTGTAAACAACAACGCTAAACCAGTGAATTTAAAGAAGAATTCTAGTGAATTATATGATAAGCTTAATGAAAAACTCAGGAAATGA
- a CDS encoding putative glycoside hydrolase yields MDKSQKIIITVIVAALFFTIGTAFQSYFSHADAPPDEEVTSENGDKNEDKEKDTKEEDKKEDKDKKLEEKEEEEKEEKPAHGLEFSYPDAVRGIYLTGHSAGGQRFDDLVELVDNSDLNSMVIDIKDDTGNITFKLEDTPYDDYSRNYIGDPEEVLKTLEEHDIYPIARIVVFKDNVFTADNPDLALRNPDGSLWTNRRGESYANAFKEEVWEYNLEIAKKAAEMGFQDIQFDYVRFPEGFENREDELDYSFGNYTEEELMPKILDEWEEEIQETEEKMEQAEQQIEEDVEDDSDEKENSNEENNDNNDSDNEEENDEPEPPEYSYGLARTQAITDFVAYAYDELSEYDVDVSVDIFGYTAVDMDAHGIGQNFLDISRNVDVISSMIYPSHWGPGYFGISTPDTEPYRLTEEYIIRENKILGQLEDPPVSRPWIQDFTATWLGSGNYISYGKEEVEAQIRALNEHGVDEFLLWDSNNNYTRDVDYTPLED; encoded by the coding sequence TTGGATAAAAGTCAAAAAATTATTATTACAGTAATAGTGGCCGCTCTTTTCTTTACAATCGGCACTGCCTTTCAATCATACTTCTCTCATGCAGATGCTCCACCAGATGAAGAAGTAACAAGCGAAAATGGAGACAAAAACGAAGATAAGGAAAAGGATACCAAAGAAGAAGACAAAAAAGAAGACAAAGATAAAAAATTAGAAGAAAAAGAAGAGGAAGAAAAAGAAGAAAAGCCTGCTCATGGTCTTGAGTTTAGTTATCCTGATGCTGTTCGGGGAATTTATCTTACTGGTCACTCTGCCGGTGGACAGAGATTTGACGATCTTGTAGAGCTTGTTGATAATTCCGATCTAAACTCAATGGTAATCGACATAAAAGATGATACGGGGAACATAACTTTTAAGCTTGAAGATACCCCTTATGATGATTACAGTAGAAATTATATTGGAGACCCAGAAGAAGTATTAAAGACTTTAGAGGAACATGACATTTATCCCATCGCAAGAATAGTTGTTTTTAAAGATAATGTTTTTACTGCTGATAACCCTGATCTTGCACTGCGTAACCCTGATGGTAGTTTGTGGACTAATAGAAGGGGCGAATCTTATGCTAACGCATTTAAGGAAGAAGTTTGGGAATACAATTTGGAAATCGCAAAAAAAGCTGCAGAAATGGGCTTTCAAGATATTCAATTTGATTATGTGAGATTTCCGGAAGGATTTGAAAATAGAGAAGATGAACTAGACTATAGTTTTGGTAATTATACCGAAGAGGAGCTAATGCCAAAGATTTTGGATGAATGGGAAGAAGAAATACAGGAAACTGAAGAAAAAATGGAACAAGCAGAGCAGCAAATTGAAGAGGATGTCGAAGACGACAGCGATGAAAAAGAAAATTCAAATGAAGAAAATAATGATAATAATGACTCAGATAATGAAGAAGAAAATGATGAGCCAGAGCCTCCAGAGTACAGCTATGGACTTGCAAGAACCCAGGCTATAACAGATTTTGTAGCCTATGCCTATGACGAGTTGAGCGAATACGATGTTGATGTTTCTGTAGATATTTTTGGATATACAGCTGTTGATATGGATGCTCATGGTATAGGTCAAAATTTCTTGGATATTAGCAGAAATGTAGATGTTATCTCCTCTATGATTTACCCAAGTCACTGGGGACCTGGTTATTTTGGAATATCTACACCTGATACAGAACCTTACAGACTTACTGAAGAATATATTATAAGGGAAAACAAAATTTTGGGGCAATTAGAAGATCCACCAGTGTCAAGACCTTGGATTCAGGACTTTACAGCCACATGGCTTGGGTCAGGCAATTACATCTCTTATGGCAAAGAAGAAGTTGAAGCACAGATTAGAGCATTGAATGAACATGGTGTTGATGAATTTTTATTATGGGACTCAAATAATAATTACACCAGAGATGTAGATTACACACCTCTTGAAGATTAG
- a CDS encoding acylphosphatase — protein sequence MAKKCLHAYLEGIVQGVGMRNYVKKQADDLGIVGFVRNLPDGRVELAGEGTEEKLKDLYSRIENSRTGRVDKIDAEWLEAEGKYDSFEIRF from the coding sequence ATGGCAAAAAAGTGTTTGCATGCTTATTTGGAAGGTATTGTTCAGGGAGTAGGTATGAGAAACTACGTAAAAAAACAGGCAGATGATCTAGGAATTGTTGGTTTTGTAAGAAATTTGCCCGATGGTCGAGTAGAGTTGGCTGGTGAAGGTACGGAAGAAAAATTAAAGGATTTGTATTCAAGAATAGAAAATAGCAGAACCGGCAGAGTTGACAAAATTGATGCTGAGTGGCTTGAAGCGGAGGGTAAATATGATAGCTTTGAAATAAGATTTTAA
- a CDS encoding HD domain-containing phosphohydrolase, with protein MYRAGNALVISNKKEDIIHIMEQVLSSLGVNLKQVENDPEMLDTINFDLSLRLVIIDFDNTEHSLKLCEKIRNKKEKFELPIILVSNNITREQRIEALSKGVDDIYYLPLDDKELWYRLNNLLELRTSNLELETVNNSLTQILSYSEEMFDKYDLMWFELETVEKELIDKVFFSEYSISAPEVVYIFLRENDYVRCRKYLFQMSRYILVDNYILASNEGPVMCNVLRRGTGTTSCLMELDREENSSYFSLKCETCNIYRYILDLNDVVNYITSSYEDVSVVAVNFMAEIGFLQKEILRGLVNQITVYKRMNEQTKELRSAFTYTAGALSRAAEAVDFETGNHIKRISKYSLLLARQFGFSGKGLDELSYSSKMHDVGKIKIGPDILLKEGPLTKEEFMEMQNHTIYGVLILGDSPYFAMAREIAMYHHERYDGTGYPYGLQGEEIPFTARLVAICDVYDALRSKRPYKPSFSHEKAYKIITEGDGRVEPEHFCPRVLESFKALEKEFERIYEQEAD; from the coding sequence TTGTATAGAGCTGGAAATGCATTGGTAATATCAAATAAAAAAGAGGATATAATACATATTATGGAGCAAGTATTATCTTCTTTGGGAGTTAATCTTAAACAGGTAGAAAATGACCCCGAAATGTTAGATACAATAAATTTTGACTTGTCTCTACGCCTTGTTATCATTGATTTTGATAATACAGAACACTCATTAAAACTTTGTGAAAAAATAAGAAACAAAAAGGAAAAGTTTGAACTTCCTATTATATTGGTAAGTAATAATATTACAAGAGAGCAAAGGATTGAGGCGCTTAGTAAAGGCGTGGATGATATATATTATCTGCCCCTAGATGATAAAGAACTCTGGTATAGATTAAATAACCTTCTAGAGCTTAGAACTTCTAACCTTGAATTAGAAACAGTTAACAATAGCCTCACTCAGATACTATCATACTCAGAAGAGATGTTTGATAAGTATGATCTGATGTGGTTCGAATTAGAAACGGTGGAAAAAGAATTAATTGATAAGGTATTTTTTTCAGAGTATAGTATCTCTGCACCTGAAGTGGTCTATATATTTTTAAGGGAAAATGATTATGTAAGATGTCGAAAATATCTGTTCCAAATGAGCAGATATATTTTAGTAGATAATTATATTTTGGCCTCAAATGAAGGGCCGGTTATGTGTAATGTGCTTAGGAGGGGTACTGGCACTACTTCATGTTTGATGGAACTTGACAGAGAAGAAAACAGTAGTTACTTTTCTTTAAAATGTGAGACATGTAATATTTATAGGTATATATTGGATTTGAATGATGTAGTTAATTATATAACCTCATCTTATGAAGATGTGTCTGTAGTGGCAGTAAACTTTATGGCTGAAATAGGTTTTTTACAAAAAGAAATTTTGAGAGGGTTAGTTAACCAGATAACTGTATACAAAAGAATGAATGAACAGACAAAAGAGCTTAGAAGTGCTTTTACATATACAGCAGGTGCTCTTTCAAGAGCTGCAGAGGCTGTAGATTTTGAAACAGGAAATCATATTAAAAGAATTAGTAAATATAGTCTTTTACTTGCAAGACAATTTGGTTTTTCTGGTAAAGGGCTAGACGAACTATCGTACTCTTCCAAAATGCATGACGTAGGCAAGATTAAAATAGGACCTGATATACTCCTAAAAGAAGGGCCTTTGACCAAAGAGGAATTTATGGAAATGCAAAACCATACTATATATGGTGTTTTGATTCTGGGAGATTCTCCATATTTTGCAATGGCAAGAGAAATTGCAATGTATCATCATGAACGCTATGATGGAACAGGCTATCCTTATGGTTTGCAAGGAGAAGAGATACCTTTTACTGCTAGGTTAGTAGCAATATGTGATGTGTATGATGCATTGAGAAGCAAAAGACCGTATAAACCTTCTTTTAGCCACGAAAAAGCTTATAAAATAATTACCGAAGGTGATGGTAGGGTCGAACCAGAACATTTTTGTCCCCGGGTTTTAGAAAGTTTTAAAGCCCTCGAAAAAGAATTTGAGAGAATTTATGAACAGGAAGCAGATTGA
- a CDS encoding ATP-binding SpoIIE family protein phosphatase — MRLLLFEKNLDVYSRLYEYLKAGLGKEELIIDRVFNYGDTKIKLKHNYYDMVFVCEKTLDMLDENFALKVCNIGDNINLPVIIIYEEVNFEDKLSLIKRKPSLCCYMAKDELSPNIIRCCMEYMFETKNERKRRIEAEEKLSRLDQKINRTLKENNVLSKQMSNVNHPEINGLTFSSWYKPAENLKGNYCDIQKIGGRIFYFFADVSTQDYESLILNIFIKNSINNFFLENFGSLNINPKDILYYLTEKFLEANFPSDYLICIYIGVLDLETNVFEYSNAGFYLPPLLSRWDGEIQELECQGLPVSSSIDKKLFEFDNKTCKINKGDTLLFYTKGLLNTRVRNRIYGLKRLEKIYYKHHRYDPNVITELIKRDHKKFLGISPKEDDIIVLALQMDPNELIEKNFTINSTFDEIHIAKKNIYHYLIDNYKDELDVDKVMLGVNEMLNNSLEHGNKHDDSKKIHIMFKKTSDYIKVCIQDEGEGFDWNSRIEKNLNTNDFSDEGRGLIIAKCCFDYVFYNSRGNRVNMIKSI, encoded by the coding sequence GTGCGGCTATTGTTATTTGAAAAAAATTTGGATGTGTATTCAAGGCTATATGAGTACTTAAAAGCAGGCTTAGGAAAAGAAGAACTTATTATTGATAGAGTATTTAATTATGGAGATACTAAAATAAAATTAAAACATAATTATTATGATATGGTATTTGTTTGTGAAAAAACTCTCGATATGTTGGATGAAAATTTTGCCTTAAAAGTTTGTAATATTGGAGACAACATTAATTTACCAGTAATTATAATTTACGAGGAAGTTAACTTTGAAGATAAGTTGTCTTTAATTAAAAGAAAACCCAGCCTTTGTTGTTACATGGCCAAAGATGAGTTAAGTCCAAACATTATAAGATGTTGTATGGAGTATATGTTTGAGACCAAGAATGAGAGAAAAAGAAGAATTGAAGCTGAAGAAAAATTAAGCAGGCTGGATCAAAAAATCAATAGAACGCTAAAAGAAAATAATGTACTGTCCAAACAAATGTCAAACGTTAACCATCCAGAGATTAATGGTTTGACATTTTCTTCATGGTACAAGCCTGCTGAAAACTTAAAAGGTAATTACTGTGATATACAAAAAATAGGAGGTAGAATATTTTACTTTTTTGCCGATGTTAGCACACAGGATTACGAAAGCCTAATTTTAAATATTTTCATAAAAAACTCAATAAACAACTTTTTCTTAGAAAATTTTGGATCGCTAAATATCAACCCCAAAGATATTTTATATTATCTTACTGAAAAATTTCTTGAAGCAAACTTTCCTTCAGACTATTTAATCTGCATTTATATTGGGGTATTGGATCTTGAAACTAATGTGTTTGAATATAGTAATGCCGGGTTTTATCTACCACCTTTGTTATCTAGGTGGGATGGTGAAATACAAGAATTAGAATGTCAGGGGCTTCCTGTATCTTCATCAATTGATAAAAAATTGTTTGAGTTTGACAACAAAACATGTAAAATTAACAAAGGAGATACCCTTTTGTTTTATACTAAAGGTCTTCTAAATACTAGAGTAAGGAATAGAATCTATGGTCTAAAACGTTTAGAAAAGATCTATTACAAACATCATAGATATGATCCAAATGTAATAACAGAGTTAATTAAGCGTGATCACAAAAAGTTTCTAGGGATTTCCCCTAAAGAGGATGACATTATAGTTTTGGCCCTTCAAATGGATCCGAATGAATTGATCGAAAAAAATTTCACCATTAATAGTACTTTTGATGAAATCCATATTGCTAAGAAGAACATTTATCACTATTTAATAGATAATTATAAAGATGAATTAGATGTGGACAAAGTTATGCTTGGAGTAAACGAGATGCTTAACAACAGCCTCGAGCACGGTAACAAACACGATGATTCAAAGAAAATTCATATCATGTTCAAAAAAACCTCTGACTATATTAAAGTTTGCATACAGGATGAAGGAGAGGGTTTTGACTGGAATAGTAGAATAGAAAAAAATTTAAATACGAATGATTTTTCCGATGAAGGTAGAGGCCTTATCATAGCTAAATGCTGTTTTGATTATGTGTTTTATAACTCCAGGGGAAATCGGGTTAATATGATTAAAAGTATCTGA
- a CDS encoding S1 family peptidase: protein MKYKDNNYKDDSFENEFEELDELEEFTEEDFDEDSSYLEDQYRRRKIFFRITGSVLLVVFVIFVLSNFLRIFTLPPLDFIHKSGELLEDPKISGLQKSVVQIQVDGGGGPGVRKETFRGSGFNIKEDGFIVTNRHVVENGSMMTVTFEEDGVYRVEEVIIPSTNLDLAFLRLQDANDLPSVKMSEDPNMSIDDEVIIIGNPLGFTRIAKEGKLVNVVKTGNAEPLLEVYAPIYPGSSGSPIFDDEGKVVGIIYAARKINEDEVRGIAFNTKEIIDVLKEKNILYDE from the coding sequence ATGAAATACAAAGATAATAATTACAAAGACGATAGTTTCGAGAATGAATTTGAAGAACTTGATGAATTAGAGGAATTTACAGAAGAAGACTTTGACGAAGATTCAAGCTATCTAGAAGATCAATATAGACGAAGAAAGATATTTTTTAGAATAACAGGATCAGTACTATTGGTCGTATTTGTTATTTTTGTATTATCTAATTTTCTCAGGATATTTACCTTGCCGCCTTTGGATTTTATACATAAATCAGGAGAATTATTAGAGGACCCCAAGATATCCGGACTTCAAAAATCAGTTGTTCAAATACAAGTAGACGGTGGAGGGGGCCCTGGAGTTAGAAAAGAAACCTTTAGAGGGTCTGGGTTTAATATAAAAGAGGATGGATTTATAGTCACTAACCGACATGTTGTGGAAAATGGTAGTATGATGACAGTGACTTTTGAAGAAGATGGAGTTTATCGTGTTGAAGAGGTAATAATCCCATCTACTAATCTTGATCTGGCTTTTTTGAGATTACAGGATGCAAATGATCTTCCCAGTGTCAAAATGTCAGAAGATCCGAACATGTCGATTGACGATGAAGTGATAATTATAGGCAACCCTTTAGGATTTACAAGAATCGCCAAAGAAGGGAAACTTGTAAATGTAGTTAAAACAGGAAATGCTGAGCCACTTTTAGAAGTATATGCTCCTATATATCCTGGGAGCAGTGGAAGTCCAATTTTTGATGATGAAGGAAAAGTTGTAGGAATTATATATGCTGCAAGAAAAATAAATGAAGACGAAGTGAGAGGGATTGCCTTTAATACAAAAGAAATAATAGATGTTCTAAAAGAAAAAAATATTTTGTATGACGAATAA
- a CDS encoding STAS domain-containing protein, protein MKVEKKEDGSVLIIPEGKIDITNSSDLKETLLSVYNEGYDTIIIDFEKVYGIDSSGLGKLLLIQKKLSERNGKLKIINVTSDYVNKMFSMIHLNKVIEIEDGDAKK, encoded by the coding sequence ATGAAAGTAGAAAAAAAAGAAGACGGTAGTGTACTAATTATTCCTGAAGGTAAGATTGATATTACAAATTCTTCAGACCTTAAAGAAACCCTACTTTCTGTTTATAATGAAGGCTACGATACTATAATTATAGACTTCGAGAAAGTTTATGGGATTGATAGTTCTGGACTTGGCAAATTACTTTTAATCCAGAAAAAGCTCAGCGAAAGAAATGGAAAGTTAAAGATAATAAATGTTACAAGTGACTATGTAAATAAAATGTTTTCCATGATACATTTGAATAAAGTAATTGAAATAGAAGATGGCGATGCTAAAAAATAA
- the pyk gene encoding pyruvate kinase, which translates to MNDIKKTKIVATIGPSSEDKAVFAKMVENGADVVRINFSHGEKEKHRENIRMVKEVFDDLGRPGAVVVDTKGPEIRLKDFEGGETWLEEGQEFVLTKSDILGDSYRAAINLPEIIDEIKPGITILLDDGMIELLVNEIKDNGVHCLVKNSGVIKDKKSVSIPGAHLSIPVVTEKDKEDLDIAISESADFIAASFIRNAEDILEVRKVLENKGSNIPIISKIETKESVEHLDEILEVSDGVMVARGDLGVEIQAEDVPLIQKRIIRKANHLGKPVITATQMLESMTNNPRPTRAEASDVANAIFDGTDAVMLSGETAIGKYPIETVRTMYSIVKRTEDELFDNSSYYSKNREKQFESSAGNTNTSVTDAIAFSTCQMALSLGTRAILTSTQSGYTARMVAKYKPSIPVLAVTPCKKIVRRLNLSWGVYPLLCEETNETDEMFSEAISTSLKAGYLKNGDLVILTAGVPVGISGTTNLIRVHTVGQIKTSGTGIGKKPSTGRINIIDSEEKINRISGGDIIVVDRTTRNIVPKLSNVEGIIAVEDGLTCKTAIIGIELNIPVVVGVKKAFEALEEGEVVTIDPFRGLVYEGEAVIL; encoded by the coding sequence ATGAATGATATTAAGAAGACAAAAATTGTTGCTACAATAGGGCCTTCGTCAGAAGACAAGGCTGTTTTTGCCAAAATGGTGGAAAATGGAGCGGATGTTGTCAGAATTAATTTTTCTCATGGAGAGAAAGAAAAGCACAGGGAAAATATTAGAATGGTTAAAGAAGTTTTTGATGATTTGGGAAGGCCAGGTGCTGTAGTAGTGGACACTAAAGGTCCTGAAATTAGGCTTAAAGATTTTGAAGGCGGAGAAACATGGTTAGAAGAAGGTCAGGAATTTGTGTTAACCAAAAGTGATATACTAGGGGATTCCTATAGGGCGGCAATAAATCTTCCTGAGATTATTGATGAGATAAAACCTGGCATAACAATCCTATTAGATGATGGAATGATAGAGCTTTTGGTTAATGAAATTAAGGATAACGGTGTACATTGTCTTGTAAAAAACAGTGGAGTGATCAAAGATAAAAAAAGTGTCAGTATTCCCGGTGCACATTTGTCCATTCCTGTGGTAACTGAAAAAGATAAAGAAGATTTGGATATAGCCATAAGCGAATCTGCAGATTTTATTGCGGCATCTTTTATTAGAAATGCTGAAGATATTTTGGAAGTAAGAAAGGTTTTAGAAAATAAGGGAAGCAATATACCGATTATTTCAAAGATAGAGACGAAGGAAAGTGTAGAACATCTTGATGAAATTTTGGAAGTCTCAGATGGTGTTATGGTTGCTAGAGGTGATTTGGGTGTTGAGATTCAAGCAGAGGATGTCCCCTTGATTCAAAAAAGAATAATAAGAAAGGCTAATCACCTTGGTAAACCAGTTATTACAGCTACACAGATGTTAGAATCTATGACTAACAACCCAAGACCTACAAGGGCTGAGGCAAGTGATGTGGCAAATGCTATTTTTGATGGAACTGATGCTGTGATGCTAAGCGGAGAAACCGCCATTGGAAAATATCCAATTGAAACCGTAAGGACTATGTATAGTATTGTTAAAAGGACAGAAGATGAGCTATTTGATAATAGCAGTTATTATAGCAAAAACAGAGAGAAACAATTTGAAAGTAGTGCAGGAAATACAAATACAAGTGTGACAGATGCTATAGCATTTTCTACCTGCCAGATGGCTTTAAGTCTTGGAACAAGAGCAATCTTGACTAGTACTCAATCGGGCTATACGGCAAGAATGGTGGCAAAATATAAACCCTCTATCCCAGTTTTGGCTGTTACTCCCTGCAAAAAAATAGTGAGGAGGCTAAATCTGTCATGGGGGGTATATCCATTATTGTGTGAAGAAACTAATGAAACAGATGAGATGTTTAGTGAGGCCATAAGTACTTCTTTGAAAGCTGGATATCTAAAAAATGGTGACTTAGTAATATTAACTGCCGGGGTGCCCGTGGGAATATCAGGGACCACAAATTTAATAAGAGTACATACTGTAGGCCAGATCAAAACATCAGGAACGGGGATAGGCAAAAAGCCTTCTACAGGAAGGATTAATATTATAGATAGTGAAGAGAAAATAAACAGAATATCAGGTGGAGATATAATAGTTGTAGACAGAACAACAAGAAATATAGTGCCCAAACTGTCTAATGTGGAAGGGATCATAGCAGTGGAAGATGGTCTGACATGTAAGACAGCCATCATAGGCATTGAACTTAATATTCCTGTAGTTGTTGGTGTAAAAAAAGCTTTTGAAGCATTAGAAGAAGGAGAAGTAGTTACAATAGATCCTTTTAGAGGGTTAGTATATGAAGGAGAAGCTGTAATTTTGTAA
- a CDS encoding HD-GYP domain-containing protein — MKKIKVTELEPGYKLGKDVVSPDGLVLYPKDNIVTEKIIEYLDKWHVESVYVKDEEAEVVQTRRDTEKLVKEKYNKSVEKVSKMIEGLESGETIYEQEVKETAKELMDFTEDYYYFFKLLTQLEDDDNRLFQHSINVGIYSSLLARWLDFDDSVVQEIGLTGLLHDMGRTMTKSNDQATSQSKENEELDKEHPRKGFEIIKSQTKFNDNVAKGVLQHHERMNGEGYPDGVKGSSIHFFARIIAVADVFDQMTSVKFEREKKGVFKAIEHLNKESFNRLDPLVSRTFMNRLMDFFIGSKVLLNDESIAEVIMVNRDEPGRPLIKVRDEFVDLKKNREITIEKVLDV; from the coding sequence ATGAAAAAGATAAAAGTGACTGAATTAGAACCAGGATATAAGCTCGGCAAAGATGTGGTTTCTCCTGATGGTTTGGTACTATACCCAAAAGATAATATTGTAACGGAAAAGATTATTGAGTATCTAGACAAATGGCATGTAGAAAGTGTTTATGTAAAAGATGAAGAGGCAGAGGTCGTTCAAACTAGAAGAGATACAGAAAAATTGGTCAAGGAAAAATATAATAAATCTGTTGAAAAAGTCTCCAAGATGATTGAAGGGTTAGAGAGCGGAGAAACAATATACGAACAAGAAGTAAAAGAAACAGCCAAAGAGCTGATGGATTTTACAGAGGATTATTATTACTTTTTCAAGCTCTTAACTCAGCTAGAAGATGACGATAATCGGTTGTTTCAGCATAGTATTAATGTAGGTATCTATTCTTCTCTACTTGCAAGATGGCTAGACTTTGATGACTCTGTTGTTCAAGAAATAGGTTTAACAGGGCTTTTGCATGATATGGGCAGAACAATGACTAAAAGTAATGATCAGGCTACTAGCCAAAGCAAAGAAAATGAAGAACTAGATAAAGAACATCCAAGAAAAGGTTTCGAAATTATAAAAAGCCAGACTAAGTTTAACGATAATGTAGCCAAAGGAGTATTACAGCACCATGAACGGATGAATGGGGAAGGATATCCTGATGGAGTAAAAGGTTCTTCAATACACTTTTTTGCTAGAATTATTGCAGTAGCTGATGTATTTGATCAGATGACTTCAGTAAAGTTTGAAAGAGAAAAAAAGGGTGTATTCAAAGCTATAGAGCATCTTAATAAAGAAAGCTTTAATAGGCTAGATCCACTTGTTTCTAGAACTTTCATGAATAGGCTGATGGACTTTTTTATAGGGTCAAAAGTTTTATTAAATGATGAAAGTATAGCAGAGGTAATAATGGTTAATAGAGATGAGCCAGGTAGACCATTGATTAAGGTGAGAGATGAATTTGTAGACCTGAAAAAAAATAGAGAAATTACTATAGAAAAAGTGCTCGATGTGTAA